CTCGCGGCTTTTTGGATCGATCGATACGAGGTTACGAACGGCCAATATGCCTTATGCGTCGATGCCGGAGCCTGCCGGCCGCCGCATCTGGTCAGTTCCGGGGAATCCGATGTGCACGAGAGTTACGTCCCCGTCTATTTCGGAAATCCGGAATACGCCGACTATCCCGTTGTCTGGGTAAGCTGGTTCATGGCGGAGGATTACTGCGCCTGGGCCGGCCGGCGCCTGCCCAGCGAGGCGGAATGGGAAAAGGCCGCGCGCGGGACGGACGCCCGGACCTATACCTGGGGCAACGATCCGCCGAGTTCGACTGTGGCGAACCTGTGCGACACCAACTGTCCCCTCGTCCACGCCAACCACGCCTTCAACGACGGTTTCGCCATCACCGCGCCGGTGGGCTCCTTCCCTACCGGCGCGAGCCCGTACGGAGCGCTGGACATGGCCGGCAACGTCTGGGAATGGACCTCCTCGCTGATCATGGATTACCCCTACCGCGCCGACGACGGGCGGGAGGACCTAACCGCCACCGGCGAGCGCTCATGGCGCGGCGGATCGTGGACCAACGGGTATTGGTGGATGCGCGTCACGCTTCGCTACCGGTCCGTGGACTGGTATTGGAACTATAATCTCGGATTCCGCTGCGCGTCCTCGTCCTAGCAGCCGGGTCGGATCCCCCGTGCAGGGAGAAAAACCGCCCTTCCCACCCGGCAACCTTCTCCATCCGTAAGTTATCGGTAAGTTCTCCCGCAGGAAAAG
The window above is part of the Anaerolineales bacterium genome. Proteins encoded here:
- a CDS encoding formylglycine-generating enzyme family protein, with the protein product MASSSPPSSTASNSGAVRIADSDGMVQVFVPAGEFIMGSDDNDAKKTFEQGRAYPELPVHTVFLAAFWIDRYEVTNGQYALCVDAGACRPPHLVSSGESDVHESYVPVYFGNPEYADYPVVWVSWFMAEDYCAWAGRRLPSEAEWEKAARGTDARTYTWGNDPPSSTVANLCDTNCPLVHANHAFNDGFAITAPVGSFPTGASPYGALDMAGNVWEWTSSLIMDYPYRADDGREDLTATGERSWRGGSWTNGYWWMRVTLRYRSVDWYWNYNLGFRCASSS